The Thermus antranikianii DSM 12462 genome has a segment encoding these proteins:
- the lnt gene encoding apolipoprotein N-acyltransferase, which translates to MRSFLLGLLLALTLPPFPLGFLAPGVLALLLQGGFRTGFLMGLGFWGLHLIWLPQSFAQLFGPLGALPFLPLVLFKALSFGLLFALTPTPLARVGGWVALEWLTEQGDLAFPWGFLGYSLVEAPGRVLAAWGGVYLLSLLALLVAWGLRERRYWVLLPWGVLWLFPLPPEGGPERALLVQGNVNPLAKVQGELDQEIYLRLTKEALAQYPGAGLVVWPETAVWQIPEEAKRLLQDRLLLTGLNLYGPNRAVLYQEGRVLGHYDKVRLVPFGERFPFRETLGGVYGFFFRAFGLGELADRTPGDRLAPLGSYGTMICYESAFPSVARALVREGAGVLVLLTNDAWFGPSFGGRQHFALGRLRAVETGRWLLRAGNDGITASVDPYGRVVAQIPPRQEGYLLAPYSLKEGRTLYVRYGDWAVGVALTLFLWGLILRMRAPGWRNR; encoded by the coding sequence GTGCGGTCTTTTCTCTTGGGTCTCCTCCTGGCCCTTACCCTTCCTCCTTTCCCCTTGGGCTTTTTGGCCCCTGGGGTTCTGGCCCTTCTCCTTCAAGGGGGTTTCCGCACGGGCTTCCTCATGGGCCTTGGCTTTTGGGGTTTGCATCTCATCTGGCTTCCTCAAAGCTTCGCCCAGCTTTTCGGCCCCCTTGGGGCTTTGCCCTTCCTTCCCCTGGTACTTTTCAAGGCTCTTTCCTTCGGCCTCCTTTTCGCCCTCACCCCCACACCTCTCGCCCGGGTGGGGGGGTGGGTGGCGCTGGAGTGGCTCACGGAGCAAGGAGACTTGGCCTTCCCCTGGGGTTTCCTAGGCTACAGCCTGGTGGAGGCTCCTGGGCGGGTGCTCGCCGCCTGGGGCGGAGTGTACCTTCTTTCCCTTTTGGCTTTGCTCGTGGCCTGGGGCCTTAGGGAGCGCCGCTACTGGGTTCTGTTGCCCTGGGGGGTGTTGTGGCTTTTCCCTTTGCCTCCGGAAGGGGGGCCGGAAAGGGCCCTTTTGGTTCAGGGGAACGTTAACCCCCTGGCCAAGGTGCAAGGGGAGTTGGATCAGGAGATCTACCTTCGTCTTACCAAGGAAGCTTTGGCCCAGTACCCGGGGGCGGGACTGGTGGTCTGGCCGGAGACAGCGGTGTGGCAGATCCCCGAGGAAGCGAAGCGCCTGCTTCAAGACCGGCTCCTCCTCACCGGCTTGAACCTTTACGGGCCTAACCGGGCGGTTCTCTACCAGGAGGGGCGGGTCCTGGGCCATTACGACAAGGTGCGCCTGGTGCCTTTCGGGGAGCGTTTTCCCTTCCGGGAGACCCTGGGAGGGGTGTATGGGTTTTTCTTCCGCGCCTTTGGCCTAGGGGAGCTGGCGGACCGGACGCCAGGGGACCGGTTGGCTCCCCTTGGTTCCTATGGAACCATGATCTGCTACGAATCCGCCTTTCCCTCCGTGGCCCGCGCCTTGGTTCGGGAGGGGGCGGGGGTGCTGGTCCTCCTCACCAACGATGCCTGGTTTGGGCCTTCCTTCGGCGGCAGGCAGCACTTCGCCCTGGGGCGGCTTAGGGCGGTGGAAACGGGGCGCTGGCTCTTACGGGCAGGAAACGACGGCATCACCGCCAGCGTAGACCCCTATGGCCGGGTGGTGGCCCAGATTCCCCCACGCCAAGAGGGATATCTCCTGGCTCCCTACAGCTTGAAGGAGGGCCGTACCCTTTACGTCCGCTACGGGGACTGGGCGGTGGGGGTAGCGTTGACGCTTTTCCTTTGGGGCCTTATCCTTAGGATGCGCGCGCCGGGGTGGCGGAACCGGTAG
- a CDS encoding class I SAM-dependent methyltransferase, which yields MAVKVLFALYPLLQGDYRAVEQALSTLEASGVEHRVYPTHTELSGEEEAVFRALEAAFKAAAMEGATVMWALFTNACEAKDPFRRPERLKRFPPLAIARKALEGLKAQSVLDIGTGTGVFAEAFASLGLFTVGVDPRSDRLEVARAKVKKARFLEARGESLPFPDQSFDLAFFGLSLHHLDPIPALREAARVARRVAVLEWPFRQEVALPEGQTDLREQEEGPPLERRLSPERLQVLFQQALGSPPVILQEEDFTLALWENPQGI from the coding sequence ATGGCGGTGAAGGTCCTCTTCGCCCTCTATCCCCTTCTGCAGGGGGACTACCGAGCGGTGGAACAGGCTCTTTCCACCCTGGAGGCCAGCGGGGTGGAGCACCGCGTCTACCCCACCCACACGGAGCTTTCCGGGGAAGAGGAGGCGGTCTTCCGGGCCCTCGAGGCGGCCTTCAAAGCCGCCGCAATGGAGGGAGCCACGGTGATGTGGGCCCTTTTCACCAATGCCTGCGAGGCCAAGGACCCCTTCCGCAGGCCCGAGCGCCTCAAGCGCTTTCCTCCCTTGGCGATTGCCCGAAAGGCCCTGGAGGGCCTCAAGGCTCAAAGCGTCCTGGACATCGGCACGGGCACCGGGGTCTTCGCCGAGGCCTTCGCCTCCCTGGGCCTTTTCACCGTAGGGGTGGACCCCAGGTCCGACCGCCTCGAGGTGGCCCGGGCCAAGGTGAAGAAAGCCCGCTTCCTGGAGGCCCGCGGGGAAAGCCTCCCCTTCCCGGACCAAAGCTTTGACCTGGCCTTCTTCGGCCTGAGCCTCCACCATCTGGACCCTATTCCCGCTTTGAGGGAAGCCGCCCGGGTGGCCAGGCGGGTGGCGGTCTTGGAGTGGCCCTTCCGCCAAGAAGTTGCTTTGCCCGAAGGGCAAACAGACTTGCGTGAGCAAGAGGAAGGCCCACCCCTGGAGCGGAGGCTTTCTCCAGAAAGGCTACAAGTCCTCTTCCAGCAGGCCTTAGGAAGCCCGCCCGTGATCCTTCAGGAGGAAGACTTCACTCTGGCTCTCTGGGAAAACCCCCAGGGGATCTAA
- a CDS encoding class I SAM-dependent methyltransferase has translation MGKDPFAPLAEAYEAWYETPLGAFVIAEEEKALRALLPPGESLLEVGAGTGYWLKRLPYARKVGLEPSLAMLQVGRRRVPEATWVEGRAEALPFPGQSFDVVLLFTVLEFVEDVEKALAEARRVLKPEGSLLVGILEALSPWAALYRRLGEKGVLPWAQAHFLTREDLKDLLGPPEAEEEAVFLAPEAKPPFPEADQAGLRAGNRGALYLGRWR, from the coding sequence ATGGGAAAGGATCCCTTTGCCCCCTTGGCCGAGGCCTACGAGGCCTGGTACGAGACCCCCCTGGGGGCCTTCGTCATCGCCGAGGAGGAAAAGGCCCTAAGAGCCCTCCTTCCCCCAGGGGAAAGCCTCCTCGAGGTGGGAGCGGGAACCGGCTACTGGCTTAAGCGCCTTCCCTATGCCCGAAAGGTGGGGCTGGAACCCTCCTTGGCCATGCTCCAGGTGGGGCGAAGGAGGGTACCGGAAGCCACGTGGGTAGAAGGGCGGGCGGAGGCCCTCCCCTTCCCCGGGCAAAGCTTTGACGTGGTCCTCCTCTTCACCGTGCTGGAGTTCGTGGAGGACGTGGAGAAAGCCCTCGCTGAGGCCAGAAGGGTCCTGAAGCCCGAGGGAAGCCTTTTGGTGGGGATCCTCGAGGCCCTCTCCCCCTGGGCAGCCCTGTACCGGAGGCTCGGGGAAAAAGGCGTTCTCCCATGGGCCCAGGCCCATTTCCTCACCCGCGAGGACCTGAAAGACCTCCTGGGCCCGCCGGAGGCGGAAGAGGAAGCGGTCTTCCTAGCCCCCGAGGCCAAGCCCCCCTTTCCCGAGGCGGATCAGGCAGGCCTGCGGGCAGGAAACCGCGGGGCCCTATACTTGGGAAGATGGCGGTGA
- a CDS encoding alpha-amylase family glycosyl hydrolase: MWWKTTVVYQIYPRSFQDSNGDGVGDLEGIRRRLPYLKDLGVGTIWLSPFYKSPMRDFGYDVADYCDVDPVFGTLEDFDRLLKEAHALGLKVLIDLVPNHTSDQHPWFLESKSSRNNPKRNWYIWKDPGPDGGPPNNWQSFFGGPAWTLDEGTGQYYLHLFLPEQPDLNWQNPEVREALYEAMRFWLRRGVDGFRVDVLWLLAKDPLFRDEPGSPFWRPGLPDRLRHEHTFTEDQPETFAYVREMRFVLDEFSEPGRERIMVGEIYLPLHRLVRYYRAGCHLPFNFSLITEGLPNWQPENIARIVEEYESLLTPWDWPNWVLGNHDQPRLASRLGESQARVAAMLLFTLRGTPTWYYGDELALPNGEIPPERVRDPAALRQKDRTPAGYHTLGRDPERTPMPWDTSPYAGFSTVEPWLPLNPDWPVRNVAAQEKDPKSMLHLVKRLIRLRQDPELLFGPYRTYWARNGLYAYLRGKGLLIALNFTDREKALDLPQEGRVVLSTHLDREEAVGNTLRLRPDEGVVVRLG; this comes from the coding sequence ATGTGGTGGAAGACAACCGTGGTCTATCAGATCTACCCCCGGAGCTTCCAGGATTCCAATGGGGACGGCGTTGGCGACCTCGAGGGCATCCGGAGAAGGCTGCCCTACCTGAAGGACCTGGGAGTGGGGACCATCTGGCTTTCCCCCTTTTACAAAAGCCCCATGAGGGACTTCGGCTATGACGTGGCCGACTACTGCGACGTGGATCCCGTCTTCGGCACCCTCGAGGACTTTGACCGCCTCTTAAAGGAGGCCCATGCCCTGGGGCTTAAGGTCCTCATCGACCTGGTTCCCAACCACACCTCGGACCAGCACCCTTGGTTCTTGGAATCCAAAAGCTCCCGGAACAATCCCAAGCGGAATTGGTACATCTGGAAAGACCCAGGCCCGGATGGCGGCCCCCCCAACAACTGGCAAAGCTTCTTCGGAGGCCCCGCCTGGACCCTGGATGAAGGTACCGGCCAGTACTACCTCCACCTCTTCCTACCTGAGCAACCCGACCTCAACTGGCAAAATCCCGAGGTGCGGGAAGCCCTCTATGAGGCCATGCGCTTCTGGCTACGGCGGGGGGTGGATGGTTTTCGGGTAGATGTCCTTTGGCTCTTGGCCAAAGACCCCCTCTTCCGGGACGAACCGGGTAGCCCCTTCTGGCGGCCTGGTCTTCCCGATCGCCTGCGCCACGAGCACACCTTCACCGAGGATCAACCGGAAACCTTCGCCTATGTGCGGGAGATGCGTTTTGTCCTGGACGAGTTCAGCGAACCCGGGCGGGAACGGATCATGGTGGGGGAGATCTACCTTCCCCTCCACCGCCTGGTGCGCTACTACCGGGCGGGGTGCCATCTGCCCTTCAACTTCAGCCTGATCACCGAGGGCCTCCCTAACTGGCAACCCGAGAACATCGCCCGCATCGTGGAGGAGTACGAGAGCCTCCTCACCCCCTGGGACTGGCCCAACTGGGTTTTGGGCAACCACGACCAACCCCGGTTGGCCTCGAGGCTAGGAGAATCCCAGGCTCGGGTGGCCGCCATGCTCCTCTTCACCTTGCGGGGCACCCCCACCTGGTACTACGGGGACGAACTGGCCCTGCCCAACGGGGAAATCCCCCCGGAGAGGGTGCGAGACCCCGCCGCCTTGAGGCAGAAGGACCGCACCCCCGCGGGCTACCACACCCTGGGCCGGGACCCCGAGCGCACCCCCATGCCCTGGGATACCTCTCCTTACGCGGGTTTCTCCACCGTGGAGCCCTGGCTTCCCCTAAACCCCGACTGGCCGGTGCGAAACGTGGCCGCCCAGGAGAAGGACCCGAAATCCATGCTCCATCTGGTGAAACGCCTCATCCGCCTTCGCCAAGACCCCGAGCTCCTCTTCGGCCCCTACCGCACCTATTGGGCGAGAAACGGCCTCTACGCCTACCTGCGAGGGAAAGGCCTCCTCATCGCCCTAAACTTCACGGACCGGGAAAAGGCCCTGGACCTACCCCAGGAGGGCAGGGTGGTCCTCTCCACCCACCTGGACCGGGAGGAGGCCGTGGGCAACACCCTCCGCCTACGCCCGGACGAGGGAGTGGTGGTCCGGCTAGGCTAG
- a CDS encoding alpha,alpha-trehalose-phosphate synthase (UDP-forming), translating to MSLIIVANRAPFRLTAEGLVPAVGGLATALLPVLEARGGTWVAAAEWGEKGRTAHPRQSAIRLERVFLSEREWQGYYGGFSNRILWPLCHYFLEKIELRREYFQDYLRVNRRFAETVARIHRQGDTVFVQDYHLLLLPGLLRERIQGPIGFFFHIPWPSSGVFRILPWGRALVAGVLGADLVGFHTWEYAENFLRTAAYYGFPVEGNRVRVGERTVRVEAHPLGIDTHRFHELSQSPEVGAHARSLRRLAGVDRLILGVDRLDYTKGIRERLLAYERFLQAYPHWRGRVAFFQIATPSRTQVAAYRELKRQVDEVVGRILGSFLREDWVPLRYFYQTYTQEELSAFYRAADVALITPLRDGMNLVALEYAYTSSEGVLVLSNLAGAAEHLKEALLVNPYDLDGMAAALDRALRMPYGERVERLLALKARIQALDAQSWADRFLSSLEAG from the coding sequence GTGAGCCTGATCATCGTGGCCAACCGTGCCCCCTTCCGTTTGACCGCCGAAGGTCTGGTTCCCGCAGTGGGGGGGCTGGCCACTGCCTTGTTGCCGGTCCTCGAGGCCCGGGGCGGAACCTGGGTGGCTGCAGCCGAGTGGGGTGAAAAGGGCCGGACGGCGCATCCGAGACAAAGTGCCATCCGCTTGGAGAGGGTTTTCCTCAGCGAGAGGGAGTGGCAAGGCTATTACGGGGGTTTTTCTAACCGGATCCTTTGGCCCCTTTGCCACTACTTCCTGGAGAAAATAGAGCTGAGGCGGGAGTATTTCCAGGATTATCTGCGGGTGAACCGCCGCTTTGCTGAGACGGTGGCCCGCATTCACCGGCAGGGTGATACCGTTTTTGTGCAGGACTATCATCTTCTTCTCCTCCCTGGGCTTCTCCGGGAGAGGATCCAGGGTCCTATAGGCTTTTTCTTCCACATTCCTTGGCCCTCCAGCGGGGTTTTCCGCATTCTTCCCTGGGGCCGGGCCCTGGTGGCGGGGGTCTTGGGGGCGGATCTGGTGGGCTTCCACACCTGGGAGTATGCGGAGAACTTCCTGCGCACTGCCGCCTATTACGGCTTTCCCGTGGAAGGGAACAGGGTGCGGGTGGGAGAGCGTACCGTGCGGGTGGAGGCCCATCCCCTGGGCATAGACACCCATCGGTTTCACGAGCTTTCGCAAAGCCCGGAGGTGGGGGCCCACGCCAGGAGCCTGCGGCGCCTGGCCGGGGTGGACCGTCTGATCCTGGGGGTGGACCGGCTGGACTACACCAAGGGGATCCGGGAAAGGCTTCTCGCCTACGAACGTTTCCTCCAGGCCTATCCTCATTGGCGGGGCCGGGTGGCTTTTTTCCAGATCGCCACCCCGAGCCGCACCCAGGTGGCTGCCTACCGGGAGCTAAAGCGCCAGGTGGACGAGGTGGTGGGGCGGATCCTGGGGAGTTTCTTGCGGGAGGACTGGGTGCCCCTCCGGTACTTCTATCAGACCTACACCCAGGAGGAGCTTTCCGCCTTCTATCGGGCTGCCGATGTGGCCCTCATCACCCCCTTGCGGGATGGGATGAACCTGGTGGCCCTGGAGTACGCCTACACCTCTTCGGAAGGGGTCTTGGTGCTCTCCAACCTGGCGGGGGCGGCGGAGCACCTCAAGGAGGCCCTTTTGGTCAACCCCTACGACCTGGACGGTATGGCGGCGGCTCTGGACAGGGCCTTGCGCATGCCCTATGGGGAGCGGGTGGAAAGGCTTCTGGCCCTGAAGGCGAGGATCCAGGCCCTGGATGCCCAAAGCTGGGCGGATCGCTTCCTCTCCTCCTTGGAGGCGGGATGA
- the otsB gene encoding trehalose-phosphatase: MRVEKPLFLLDYDGTLAPIAPRPEEAFPHPGALEVLRALMVRYPLYVITGRRVEDLARLLPLPGLRVVGGHGLEEGEIGGESHPLFPVDLGPLRRVLPSCPGVWVEDKGFALAFHYRGAEDEERARACLEVWLAAHEDLLRGLGLEVLPGKKVLEVKPKGASKGQAALRLWARYPGHTPIYIGDDATDETAFQVLKGKGLTFKVGPGPTLAEGRLEDVEAVLTYLKSYL, encoded by the coding sequence ATGAGGGTGGAGAAGCCCCTTTTCCTTCTGGACTACGACGGCACCCTGGCTCCCATTGCCCCAAGGCCCGAGGAGGCTTTTCCCCACCCAGGAGCCCTCGAGGTCCTGAGGGCCCTGATGGTCCGCTATCCCCTTTACGTGATCACGGGGAGGCGGGTGGAAGATTTGGCTAGGCTCCTTCCCCTCCCGGGCCTAAGGGTGGTGGGGGGGCATGGCTTGGAGGAGGGCGAGATAGGCGGGGAAAGCCATCCCCTTTTCCCCGTGGACCTCGGCCCCTTGCGGCGGGTGCTTCCCTCTTGCCCGGGGGTTTGGGTGGAGGATAAGGGGTTTGCCTTGGCCTTCCACTACCGGGGGGCGGAGGACGAGGAAAGGGCCCGCGCTTGCCTGGAGGTTTGGCTTGCCGCCCACGAGGATCTTTTGCGGGGCCTGGGCCTTGAGGTCCTCCCCGGTAAGAAGGTCCTAGAGGTGAAGCCAAAGGGCGCGAGCAAGGGGCAGGCGGCGTTGCGCCTTTGGGCAAGGTACCCTGGCCACACCCCCATCTATATCGGGGATGACGCCACCGACGAGACCGCTTTCCAGGTCCTTAAGGGGAAGGGGCTTACCTTTAAGGTGGGCCCAGGGCCTACCCTGGCGGAAGGACGGCTTGAGGACGTGGAGGCAGTCTTGACCTACTTGAAGTCTTACCTCTAG
- the treS gene encoding maltose alpha-D-glucosyltransferase, translating into MDPLWYKDAVIYQLHVRSFFDANDDGYGDFEGLRQKLPYLEALGVNTLWLMPFFQSPLRDDGYDISDYYQILPVHGSLEDFRRFLDEAHARGMRVIIELVLNHTSIDHPWFQEARKPGSPMRDFYVWSDTPERYKGVRVIFQDFEPSNWTFDPVAGAYYWHRFYHHQPDLNWDNPEVEKAMHQVMFFWADMGVDGFRLDAIPYLYEREGTNCENLPETIEAVKRLRKALEERYGPGKVLLAEANMWPEETLPYFGEGDGVHMAYNFPLMPRLFLALRREDRGPIEAMLQETEGIPESAQWALFLRNHDELTLEKVTEEEREFLWEVYAPDPRYRINLGIRRRLMPLLGGDRRRFELLHALLFTLKGSPILYYGDEIGMGDNPFLGDRNGVRTPMQWSADRNAGFSRAPYHRLFLPPVSEGPYSYHFVNVEAQQENPHSLLNFVRRFLGIRNRYARVLGRGSLRLLPVENRRILAYEREYQGEKILVVANLSRYSQAFDLPLEEYEGLVPVELFSQNPFPPVEGRYRLALGPHGFMLFALRPKQEIERLYLPDWAAPEEEMAGIPQDLPTVPLSGGVEGLFIDTLVDERARASFLSALGRVLSERSWLASRPKQVGLKDALRLQKEPPLYLTLLRLEGEGGSLEAFLPIALRQDREGPGLFARVRGGGGGYLFELSQDPGFYALLLRRLAQGFEGRSLKAHYRGRHPGHVPEALELLRPGLAAGEGVWLQVGLIQDGGLDRTERLFPHLSLPWVRRPVGGLYWERGRERRVLALTGTFPSGQPQEAFAYTLRLAREGLARLQDHPVGEGALGLMADALRELEALVRLLGVRLALLHRALQEVEGEGDGVPLLNRGLGAFVEVEGEVFLLALGKEGRGLPLRDLARLAYDLERALYLAAEEMEGAGPWVDLAADFLEEALFQAYQEATQGALEALEGFPQLMLALAQEQALREEKPSRQEVLKRWRRRTGEGGG; encoded by the coding sequence GTGGATCCCCTCTGGTACAAGGACGCGGTCATTTACCAGCTTCACGTGCGCTCCTTCTTTGATGCCAACGACGACGGCTACGGGGACTTCGAGGGCTTAAGACAGAAGCTGCCCTATCTTGAGGCCCTAGGGGTTAACACCCTTTGGCTCATGCCCTTCTTCCAATCTCCCCTGCGGGACGACGGGTACGACATCTCCGACTATTACCAGATCCTGCCCGTCCACGGAAGCCTCGAGGACTTCCGGCGCTTTCTGGACGAGGCCCACGCAAGGGGGATGCGGGTCATCATCGAGCTGGTTCTCAACCACACCTCCATCGACCACCCTTGGTTCCAAGAGGCCAGGAAGCCAGGAAGCCCCATGCGGGACTTTTACGTGTGGAGCGACACCCCGGAGAGATACAAGGGGGTAAGGGTCATCTTCCAGGACTTTGAGCCCAGCAACTGGACCTTTGACCCCGTGGCCGGGGCCTACTACTGGCATCGCTTTTACCACCACCAGCCCGACCTCAACTGGGATAACCCCGAGGTGGAGAAGGCCATGCATCAGGTGATGTTCTTCTGGGCCGACATGGGGGTGGATGGCTTCCGCTTGGACGCCATTCCCTATCTCTACGAGCGGGAAGGGACCAACTGCGAAAACCTTCCCGAAACCATCGAGGCGGTAAAGCGCCTGCGCAAGGCCCTGGAGGAGCGCTACGGCCCCGGCAAAGTCCTTTTGGCCGAGGCCAACATGTGGCCCGAGGAAACCCTGCCCTACTTTGGAGAAGGGGATGGGGTGCACATGGCCTACAACTTTCCCCTGATGCCCCGCCTTTTTCTGGCCTTACGCCGAGAGGACCGGGGGCCCATTGAAGCCATGCTCCAGGAGACGGAGGGCATACCGGAGTCCGCCCAGTGGGCTCTTTTCCTGCGCAACCACGACGAGCTGACCCTGGAGAAGGTCACGGAGGAGGAGCGGGAGTTCCTTTGGGAGGTCTATGCTCCCGATCCCAGGTACCGGATCAACCTGGGGATTCGCCGTAGGCTCATGCCCCTGTTGGGGGGGGATAGGCGACGCTTTGAGCTTTTGCACGCCCTTCTCTTTACCCTGAAGGGAAGCCCCATCCTCTATTACGGGGACGAGATCGGCATGGGGGATAACCCCTTTCTGGGCGACCGCAATGGGGTGCGGACCCCCATGCAGTGGTCGGCGGACCGGAATGCGGGCTTTTCCCGGGCTCCCTATCATCGCCTCTTCCTGCCCCCGGTGAGCGAGGGGCCCTACAGCTATCACTTTGTCAACGTGGAGGCCCAGCAGGAGAATCCCCACTCCCTTTTGAACTTTGTGCGTCGCTTCCTGGGCATCCGAAACCGGTACGCCAGGGTTTTGGGTCGAGGAAGCTTGCGCCTGCTTCCCGTGGAAAACCGGCGCATTCTGGCCTACGAACGGGAGTACCAGGGGGAAAAGATCCTGGTGGTGGCCAACCTCTCCCGGTATTCCCAGGCCTTTGACCTGCCCTTGGAGGAGTACGAGGGCCTGGTTCCGGTAGAACTCTTCTCCCAAAACCCCTTTCCCCCGGTGGAGGGCCGTTACCGCCTGGCCTTGGGTCCCCATGGGTTTATGCTCTTCGCTCTAAGGCCCAAGCAGGAGATAGAGCGCCTGTACCTTCCCGATTGGGCAGCGCCCGAGGAGGAAATGGCGGGGATCCCCCAGGACCTGCCCACGGTGCCCCTTTCTGGCGGTGTGGAGGGCCTCTTCATCGATACCTTGGTGGACGAAAGGGCCCGGGCCTCCTTCCTAAGTGCCTTGGGCAGGGTGCTTAGTGAGCGGAGTTGGTTGGCCTCGAGGCCCAAGCAGGTGGGGCTCAAGGACGCCCTTCGCCTCCAGAAGGAACCTCCTCTGTACCTTACCCTTCTGCGCCTTGAGGGGGAGGGGGGTTCCCTTGAAGCCTTTTTGCCTATCGCCTTGCGCCAGGACAGGGAAGGCCCGGGGCTCTTCGCCCGAGTGCGGGGAGGAGGAGGGGGATACCTCTTCGAGCTTTCCCAGGATCCGGGGTTTTATGCCCTCCTCTTAAGGCGGCTTGCCCAGGGGTTTGAGGGCCGGAGCCTCAAGGCCCACTACCGGGGCCGCCATCCGGGCCATGTTCCTGAGGCCCTGGAGCTTCTCCGTCCTGGCTTGGCGGCGGGGGAAGGGGTTTGGCTCCAGGTGGGTTTGATCCAAGACGGGGGGCTGGACCGTACGGAGAGGCTTTTCCCCCATCTTTCCCTCCCCTGGGTCCGGAGGCCCGTAGGGGGGCTTTACTGGGAACGGGGCAGGGAACGGCGAGTCCTGGCCCTCACTGGCACCTTCCCTTCTGGGCAGCCCCAGGAAGCCTTTGCCTACACCTTAAGGCTAGCCCGGGAGGGTTTGGCCCGGCTTCAGGACCACCCGGTTGGGGAAGGTGCCTTGGGCCTCATGGCGGACGCCCTTAGGGAGCTGGAGGCCCTGGTCCGGCTCCTGGGCGTACGGCTTGCCCTTCTGCACCGAGCTTTGCAGGAGGTGGAGGGTGAAGGGGATGGGGTACCCCTCCTGAACCGTGGCCTGGGGGCCTTTGTAGAGGTGGAAGGGGAAGTTTTCCTTCTGGCCTTGGGCAAGGAGGGTAGGGGCCTTCCCCTTCGGGACCTAGCCCGGTTGGCCTACGACCTGGAGCGGGCCCTTTATTTGGCCGCGGAGGAGATGGAAGGGGCAGGGCCTTGGGTGGACCTTGCCGCGGACTTTTTGGAGGAGGCCCTTTTTCAGGCCTATCAGGAAGCAACCCAGGGGGCCTTGGAGGCTCTTGAGGGGTTTCCCCAGCTTATGTTGGCTCTGGCGCAAGAACAGGCTTTGCGGGAGGAAAAGCCAAGCCGGCAAGAGGTGCTTAAGCGCTGGCGAAGGAGAACTGGGGAAGGGGGAGGCTAG
- a CDS encoding glycosyltransferase family 4 protein has protein sequence MRIAQIAPLYEAVPPKFYGGTERVVHALVEELVRRGHEVTLFASADSRTSARLVPMAEGGLRLTGARDGLALHMAMLEEVYAQADRFDIIHSHVDYLAFPFARHSPTPTLTTLHGRLDLPETRRILSRFPEQPLVSISHSQRIPVRDLSLRWQATVYNGIRLEHFPFRQEPEDPPYLVFLGRISPEKGPVQAIEVARRVGLPLKIAAKIDPADRAWAETHFLPLLDTPGVEYLGEVDEKAKAELLGGALALLFPIDWPEPFGLVMAEAMACGTPVIAFPGGSVDEVVVDGVTGIVCRSRTVEEMVQAVRQVEKLERAACRRHVEENFSSAVMAERYEAVYRRVVAEARGETVGVPFEEGFRLRMPPPPRPRQGGGLGKGKAEPTAWGGEGRAQ, from the coding sequence ATGCGGATCGCTCAGATTGCGCCGCTTTACGAGGCTGTTCCACCCAAGTTCTATGGCGGAACTGAGCGGGTAGTGCATGCCTTGGTGGAGGAACTGGTGCGCCGCGGGCATGAGGTTACCCTCTTTGCTTCGGCGGACTCCCGCACCAGTGCCCGCCTGGTGCCCATGGCGGAGGGGGGATTGCGCCTTACGGGAGCCAGGGATGGCTTGGCTCTCCACATGGCCATGCTGGAAGAGGTTTATGCTCAGGCGGATCGTTTTGACATCATCCATTCCCATGTGGATTACCTGGCCTTTCCCTTTGCCCGCCACAGCCCAACCCCTACCCTGACCACCCTACACGGTCGTTTGGATCTACCGGAGACCCGTCGGATCCTGTCCCGCTTCCCGGAACAGCCCTTGGTCAGCATTAGCCACAGCCAGCGCATTCCAGTGAGGGACCTTTCCCTTCGCTGGCAGGCCACGGTCTATAACGGCATCCGCCTCGAGCACTTCCCCTTCCGCCAGGAGCCTGAGGATCCGCCCTACCTGGTCTTCCTGGGGCGTATTTCGCCGGAGAAGGGGCCGGTCCAGGCCATCGAGGTGGCCCGGCGTGTGGGCCTTCCCCTGAAAATTGCCGCAAAGATTGACCCTGCGGACCGCGCGTGGGCGGAAACCCATTTCCTACCCCTTTTGGACACGCCGGGTGTGGAGTACCTAGGAGAGGTGGACGAAAAGGCGAAGGCGGAGTTGCTGGGAGGGGCCTTGGCCCTCCTCTTTCCCATCGACTGGCCGGAGCCCTTTGGCTTGGTTATGGCCGAGGCCATGGCCTGCGGTACCCCGGTGATAGCCTTCCCCGGGGGCTCCGTAGACGAGGTGGTGGTGGACGGGGTTACGGGGATCGTCTGCCGTTCACGTACGGTGGAGGAGATGGTCCAGGCGGTAAGGCAGGTGGAGAAGCTGGAACGCGCCGCCTGCCGGCGCCACGTGGAGGAGAACTTCTCCAGCGCGGTGATGGCTGAACGCTACGAGGCGGTTTACCGTCGGGTAGTGGCGGAGGCTCGTGGCGAGACTGTGGGTGTGCCCTTTGAGGAGGGGTTCAGGTTGCGCATGCCTCCTCCTCCCCGGCCTCGCCAAGGAGGAGGCTTGGGGAAGGGAAAGGCAGAACCTACCGCCTGGGGGGGTGAAGGCCGGGCGCAGTAG
- a CDS encoding CDGSH iron-sulfur domain-containing protein produces the protein MKLRFRQDGPYVMDLPEGTPFRLNGEERRLERAKLALCRCGHSRNKPFCDGSHKEVGFQAEKGELEMEKP, from the coding sequence ATGAAGCTTCGCTTCCGCCAGGATGGGCCCTACGTGATGGACCTGCCCGAGGGAACCCCCTTCCGGCTCAACGGGGAGGAAAGGCGCCTGGAAAGGGCCAAGCTGGCCCTTTGCCGCTGCGGCCATTCCCGGAACAAGCCCTTCTGCGACGGTAGCCACAAGGAGGTGGGGTTCCAGGCAGAGAAGGGGGAACTGGAAATGGAAAAGCCGTAA